A genomic region of Vicinamibacterales bacterium contains the following coding sequences:
- a CDS encoding DUF2219 family protein, with translation MRRILPALAATLALPLAAAAQTPPADVQGHPPGGEPPISGAAVVHDNDNLPHPGNTLRDDNYSAAYEFRINGRLVRDIRLSAPLEGLDWLTRIGRLHARGARRYHSVQLLGVVYTPDRIQTPEVQTDDRPYASLVLLNVSRTSVGGAALDRLWSSELAVGMLGLELPGDVQRLLHRTRRWMTGKSVPVDPLGWPNQISAGGEPTGLYRVGYQRRLWGDGGAGRRKRWEVVGGLDGGVGYTVTAAAALSARVGAFTSEFWEFPRGVSSTAVGQQGPAPSGAPRWDLFTFALVRPRVVAYDALVQGQFRHSAYTVPTRHLLGEWEGGIGTSLPARGLQLQLVVQFAQGRTADFERPKARNYTWGTVGLFVSRRPPRAP, from the coding sequence GTGCGCCGAATCCTACCAGCGCTCGCCGCGACGCTTGCGCTGCCCCTCGCGGCGGCCGCGCAGACGCCGCCCGCCGACGTCCAGGGACACCCGCCCGGGGGCGAGCCGCCGATCTCGGGCGCCGCCGTCGTGCACGACAACGACAACCTCCCGCATCCCGGCAACACGCTGCGCGACGACAACTACTCGGCGGCCTACGAGTTCCGGATCAACGGACGCCTCGTCAGGGACATCCGCCTCTCGGCCCCGCTCGAGGGCCTGGACTGGCTGACCCGGATCGGCCGCCTGCACGCACGGGGCGCGCGGCGCTACCACTCCGTGCAGCTGCTCGGCGTCGTCTACACCCCTGATCGGATCCAGACGCCCGAGGTGCAGACCGACGATCGCCCGTACGCGTCGCTGGTGCTGCTGAACGTCAGCCGGACCTCGGTGGGCGGCGCAGCCCTGGACCGCCTGTGGTCGAGCGAACTCGCCGTCGGCATGCTGGGCCTCGAGCTGCCGGGCGACGTGCAGCGTCTGCTGCACCGGACCCGGCGATGGATGACGGGCAAGTCGGTGCCGGTGGACCCGCTCGGCTGGCCCAACCAGATCTCGGCCGGGGGCGAGCCGACGGGACTCTACCGCGTCGGCTACCAGCGCCGTCTGTGGGGCGACGGCGGCGCGGGCCGCCGCAAGCGCTGGGAGGTCGTCGGCGGCCTCGACGGCGGCGTCGGCTACACGGTGACGGCGGCCGCGGCGCTGTCGGCACGCGTGGGCGCCTTCACGTCCGAGTTCTGGGAGTTCCCTCGGGGCGTGTCGAGCACCGCCGTCGGTCAGCAGGGGCCGGCGCCGTCCGGCGCGCCGCGCTGGGATCTGTTCACCTTCGCGCTCGTGCGGCCGCGCGTCGTGGCCTACGACGCGCTCGTGCAGGGACAGTTCAGGCACAGCGCCTACACGGTCCCGACGCGGCACCTCCTGGGCGAATGGGAAGGCGGCATCGGCACCTCGCTGCCGGCCCGCGGCCTGCAGCTGCAGCTCGTCGTCCAGTTCGCGCAGGGACGGACCGCCGACTTCGAGCGCCCCAAGGCCCGGAACTACACCTGGGGGACGGTCGGCCTGTTCGTGAGCCGTCGGCCCCCCCGCGCGCCATAG
- a CDS encoding lipid II flippase MurJ, with the protein MTTRGDVARGSALVALGSLVSRLAGLLRERALAQYLGTSIGADVFAAATRIPALLPLVLGDAAATNAFVPGYARAMSARGPAAADRLAREALTWASLGAVGAAGALAVLAPVLVGAVAGGLPPAAAAATVDVVRLLSAAAGLTVVASWAAAVATANRRYLLAQSLPMVTALAVIAALVFTGAGADSFALARAAAVGAVVGAGLQALCQLAHAGLLTRGAVLRPSATWAEAGAIASTTGRVALHGGLLRLGIWVETAIASFLPTGALATMTYGQLIAGLPVVLVAAATSTALMAPLAADVGAGRLESARTRLQHALEQVAYFAVPSAAAFLVMGDRLAAAVYEGGRFTAANAVDVWWVLGASAVGLTATTTRSIYASAFYAFADAATPLSIAAWRLGARATLALLLGLALPWALDLPAGGALAGLILAGGTTSWLELHLLRRALGSHVAGVGLGRARLARLWSSAGLGGGVVMALRSSTSHWAPPLDGLALLGAFGAVYVVATRLLDVAPDAWRTDPAGRL; encoded by the coding sequence GTGACGACGCGCGGAGACGTCGCGCGCGGGTCGGCACTCGTCGCGCTCGGGTCGCTGGTGAGCCGTCTGGCGGGGCTCCTCCGCGAGCGCGCGCTCGCGCAGTACCTCGGGACCTCGATCGGCGCCGACGTCTTCGCAGCGGCCACCCGTATTCCGGCGCTGCTCCCGCTGGTGCTCGGCGACGCGGCCGCCACCAACGCGTTCGTGCCGGGCTACGCGCGGGCGATGAGCGCCCGCGGGCCGGCCGCCGCGGACCGGCTCGCCCGAGAAGCCCTGACCTGGGCGAGCCTCGGCGCCGTCGGGGCCGCTGGTGCGCTGGCGGTCCTGGCGCCCGTCCTGGTCGGGGCCGTCGCCGGCGGCCTGCCGCCCGCCGCGGCCGCGGCCACCGTGGACGTCGTGCGCCTGCTCTCGGCGGCCGCGGGACTCACGGTCGTCGCCTCGTGGGCGGCCGCGGTGGCGACGGCGAACCGGCGATACCTGCTCGCGCAGTCGCTCCCCATGGTCACGGCGCTGGCCGTCATCGCCGCGCTGGTCTTTACGGGTGCGGGGGCCGACTCGTTCGCCCTCGCACGGGCCGCCGCCGTCGGCGCCGTCGTGGGAGCGGGCCTCCAGGCGCTCTGTCAGCTCGCGCACGCCGGTCTGCTCACGCGCGGCGCCGTGCTGCGCCCGTCGGCCACGTGGGCGGAGGCCGGCGCCATCGCGTCCACCACCGGGCGCGTGGCCCTGCACGGCGGCCTGCTGCGCCTGGGTATCTGGGTGGAGACCGCCATCGCGAGCTTCCTGCCCACGGGCGCGTTGGCGACGATGACCTACGGCCAGCTGATCGCGGGACTGCCGGTGGTGCTCGTGGCGGCGGCGACGTCCACGGCGCTCATGGCCCCGCTCGCCGCCGACGTCGGCGCCGGCCGCCTCGAGTCGGCACGGACCCGCCTGCAGCACGCGCTCGAGCAGGTGGCCTACTTCGCCGTGCCGTCCGCCGCGGCCTTCCTCGTGATGGGCGATCGCCTCGCCGCGGCCGTCTACGAAGGCGGACGCTTCACGGCGGCCAATGCCGTGGACGTGTGGTGGGTCCTCGGCGCCTCGGCGGTCGGGCTCACCGCCACCACGACGCGCAGCATCTACGCGTCGGCGTTCTACGCGTTCGCCGACGCCGCCACGCCGCTGAGCATCGCCGCCTGGCGGCTGGGGGCGCGCGCGACGCTGGCCCTGCTCCTGGGACTCGCGCTGCCGTGGGCGCTGGATCTGCCGGCCGGAGGGGCCCTGGCCGGGCTCATCCTGGCCGGCGGGACCACGTCGTGGCTCGAACTCCACCTGCTGCGCCGCGCCCTTGGCAGCCACGTGGCCGGCGTCGGCCTGGGCCGCGCGCGCCTGGCGCGTCTCTGGAGCTCCGCCGGACTCGGCGGCGGCGTCGTCATGGCCCTGCGGAGCTCCACGAGCCACTGGGCCCCGCCGCTCGACGGACTCGCGCTCCTGGGCGCGTTCGGGGCGGTCTACGTCGTGGCGACGCGCCTGCTCGACGTCGCACCCGACGCCTGGCGGACGGACCCGGCCGGTCGCTTGTGA
- a CDS encoding Nramp family divalent metal transporter produces the protein MRADPPTWRDRVRQVGPGLVFVFTVMGPSDLVSNTAAGAVHGPALLWVLAVAVFFRFVWLNLSARFVLASGDTLIAGLARYGRLPLVTALAAMLVFRLVSNAAKVLLAGNALQILAPTSLGAAAWSLAFVAAGYAVITAGGYGVIERVCKVAIAVLGVTLAAAAVTSAPPLPAIARGLVPSLPESRGLYDTALLVTALIGTEAGSLTNVSYTYFIWRKGWRDMSAAPRQRMDLLSSVGALLLVGALLQVTASGAFRGATDLRTVDDLGRLFSSRFGETGLLVFSAGLLAQVFLGFVGGTTGYALAGADIARLLRVGSSKAAPDAPSTARQSFVYHGLVLFWVVSPLYAIVTTWKPVTLALASSLVMASFIPLLAVGLLALTNDRTRMGPHAARPVENVAIVLLALVSLALLARTVWNLGAG, from the coding sequence ATGCGCGCTGACCCTCCGACCTGGCGAGACCGGGTGCGCCAGGTCGGCCCCGGGCTCGTCTTCGTGTTCACGGTGATGGGGCCCAGCGACCTCGTCTCGAACACCGCCGCGGGCGCCGTGCACGGCCCGGCGCTCCTGTGGGTCCTGGCGGTGGCGGTGTTCTTCCGCTTCGTCTGGCTGAACCTGTCGGCGCGCTTCGTGCTCGCCAGCGGCGACACGCTCATCGCCGGACTGGCGCGCTACGGGCGCCTGCCGCTCGTGACGGCGCTCGCGGCGATGCTGGTGTTCCGCCTGGTGTCGAACGCCGCGAAGGTGCTGCTGGCCGGCAACGCCCTCCAGATCCTGGCGCCGACGAGCCTCGGCGCGGCGGCGTGGTCGCTGGCGTTCGTCGCGGCCGGCTATGCCGTCATCACGGCTGGCGGCTACGGCGTCATCGAACGTGTCTGCAAGGTGGCCATCGCGGTGCTGGGGGTGACGCTCGCAGCGGCCGCCGTGACCTCGGCGCCGCCGCTGCCCGCCATCGCGCGCGGACTGGTCCCGTCCCTGCCGGAGTCGCGCGGCCTCTACGACACCGCGCTCCTCGTGACGGCGCTCATCGGCACCGAGGCCGGGTCGCTCACCAACGTGAGCTACACCTACTTCATCTGGCGCAAGGGGTGGCGCGACATGTCGGCGGCGCCGCGCCAGCGGATGGACCTGCTGTCCAGCGTGGGCGCGCTGCTGCTGGTGGGCGCGCTGCTCCAGGTCACGGCGTCCGGCGCGTTCCGGGGGGCCACCGATCTCCGCACGGTGGACGACCTCGGCCGCCTCTTCTCGTCGCGCTTCGGCGAGACGGGCCTGCTGGTCTTCTCGGCGGGGCTGCTCGCGCAGGTGTTCCTGGGATTCGTCGGCGGCACGACGGGCTACGCGCTGGCCGGCGCCGACATCGCGCGGCTGCTGCGGGTCGGCTCGTCGAAGGCCGCGCCCGACGCGCCGTCCACCGCGCGGCAGTCGTTCGTGTACCACGGCCTGGTCCTGTTCTGGGTCGTCTCGCCCCTCTACGCGATCGTCACCACGTGGAAGCCCGTGACCCTCGCGCTCGCCAGCAGCCTCGTCATGGCCTCGTTCATTCCGCTCCTGGCGGTCGGCCTGCTGGCCCTCACGAACGACCGCACGCGCATGGGACCCCACGCCGCGCGGCCCGTCGAGAACGTGGCCATCGTGCTCCTCGCCCTGGTGTCGCTGGCACTGCTCGCACGCACCGTGTGGAACCTCGGGGCGGGCTGA